From a region of the Primulina eburnea isolate SZY01 chromosome 7, ASM2296580v1, whole genome shotgun sequence genome:
- the LOC140836154 gene encoding senescence-specific cysteine protease SAG39-like has product MASKFDTRICLTLVLILGMYSSSAICRSSLDRTNMAVRHKHWMHKYGRAYKDKDEKAKRFKIFKKNVEFIENSNSVGTGTYKLGINEFADLENEEFRAARNGYKKFPRKKSSTPFRYEGVKDVPESMDWREKGAVTGVKDQGQCGSCWAFSTVAAMEGINQISSSKLMSLSEQELMDCDRTSDNQGCRGGFMEAAFKFIVKNKGLTTESDYPYQGTSGSCNSQKEATSAAKITGYEDVPVNDESSLLKAVANQPVSVSIDASGAPFQFYSGGVITGDCGTNLDHGVTAVGYGKTENGTKYWLVKNSWGSNWGEAGYVKVARDVEAKEGMCGIAMQACYPTV; this is encoded by the exons ATGGCTTCGAAATTTGACACAAGAATCTGTCTTACACTAGTGTTAATTCTTGGCATGTATTCATCTTCAGCAATATGTCGAAGCAGTCTAGATCGAACCAATATGGCTGTGAGGCACAAGCATTGGATGCATAAGTATGGACGTGCTTACAAAGACAAAGACGAGAAGGCCAAGAGATTCAAGATATTCAAGAAGAATGTTGAGTTTATCGAAAATTCGAACAGCGTAGGAACCGGAACTTATAAGCTTGGTATAAATGAATTTGCTGATTTGGAAAACGAAGAGTTTCGTGCCGCTCGTAATGGATACAAGAAGTTCCCTCGCAAGAAGTCGTCGACACCCTTTAGATACGAAGGTGTAAAAGATGTTCCTGAGAGCATGGATTGGAGAGAAAAGGGAGCTGTGACTGGAGTGAAAGATCAAGGCCAATgtg GTTCATGCTGGGCATTTTCTACAGTTGCAGCAATGGAAGGCATCAACCAAATTTCGTCGAGCAAACTGATGTCACTATCCGAACAAGAACTCATGGACTGCGATAGAACGAGCGACAATCAGGGCTGCCGAGGAGGTTTCATGGAGGCCGCATTCAAATTCATAGTGAAGAACAAAGGGCTCACCACAGAATCTGACTACCCATATCAAGGAACCTCGGGCTCCTGCAACAGCCAAAAGGAAGCCACGAGTGCAGCAAAGATAACCGGCTATGAAGACGTGCCAGTCAATGATGAATCTTCCTTACTTAAAGCTGTGGCAAACCAACCGGTATCAGTGTCCATTGATGCAAGTGGAGCACCTTTCCAGTTTTACTCCGGTGGCGTGATCACGGGCGATTGTGGGACAAATTTAGATCATGGAGTTACGGCGGTTGGGTATGGAAAGACTGAAAATGGGACGAAATATTGGCTGGTTAAGAATTCTTGGGGATCAAATTGGGGTGAGGCGGGATATGTGAAAGTTGCGAGAGATGTTGAGGCTAAGGAAGGGATGTGTGGGATTGCCATGCAAGCTTGTTATCCGACGGTTTGA